A stretch of DNA from Telopea speciosissima isolate NSW1024214 ecotype Mountain lineage chromosome 5, Tspe_v1, whole genome shotgun sequence:
gactgctaaacgaatcggataataattggTCAGATAgagggattatcatattcgtatccgattagtttcggacggattcggattctcctaaacggatacaaacacggatcgaatacagatttacgaatatccatttacatccctacatgtCTGTTTGGTCctttatcacatggactaacccatatactgccatgtggcaaatagttaAACGTTGaatttcactaggcatagtcATGGTTTTAAGTACCAAACATGGATTGGTCTAGCAATTCGTATCAGTATCAACCAACTCCAATATTTGGCTGATATTTTATCAGCATACAAACTAGGGATAAACTTGTCCAAAAAACCTGGTTTTTAAGGAAGGGCAGAGCTGTCCAACATGAATCGATCCATGTCAATACTGTccattaggggtgcaagtttggccctgccggcccgaacccgccctggcccgccctgagcccgaacagggtctaggctaagatatttggccctgagggcgggtcagggctggaaacttctggccctgagttggggtcgggtcgggtcgagttagggttgaggcctcgagctaagcttggcccgaccctgatttaagttatactataaaatatatattgatataatttatacattatgaactttaaatttcacccacatttttttatataatatactctatatgaagacaataagtgttataatataatttattatattgttattttatgtaaaattaataagttcttcccagcccattTCAACCCATGCATTACTTtctccctccccatgatcagggccaattagggtcgggccgggggcgggtcagggttggatttttctggccctgagtcagggttgggtcgggcttgggcccagctaaggggacttagggttggactagggttctataaagcccggctcaacccgaccctgttgcagccctactgtCCATTGAAACCATGggttcatcctctcaagtgcggtgcactgcccaATGCACTACAGTTAAGAATCTAACCGTAAAAACATAGGCAACGGCGTCTTCTTATCCTCTCAAACTGTAAAAACATATccaaaaaacctgatttttaagTGTTGGATGGatgattggattcttaagtgtggtgcaccaGACACCAGGCACcaggcatggttttagtgcacggtatcaagCGGCCCAAAATGACAGACATGGTTTTAATGCACCGTATCAAGCAGGTATCGGTCACCTATTAAACCTATACGATACCAAAACGGTATCAACACGGACCAACCATGTCGGAAGTTTACCcttgatttttctttaaatatcatttttttttttttttaaccccttATGTGTACCATTTCACCAATATGGTATCAACCAAATATCAATCACCGTCAAAATTGTGTAGTATCAACCGTATTAGACGATCCGATACCACTACCTTAAACTACGATTATAGGGAAGAAAACTTTTTTATATTATACCAAATCTATAGAATGCTGATCCCCTGTAGGTAATAAATCTATAGATGGGGTGGAGTTGTTATTCATAGAAAGAGGACTCAAGTTCGAAGTAGAGTCCCAATGggttccgtttggttgcaaggggaattaaaaggaatggaaaatgaatttttcatACTCAAAAAAGAAACTGTTGTTTTCATTATCTATGTAAATGggttccgtttggttgcaaggggaattaaaaggaatggaaaatgaatttttcatACTCAAAAAAGAAACTGTTGTTTTCATTATCTATGTGACAATAAcattaactccaaatcattcaatATATTGTTATTAAATTCAGACAATAACagtaactccaaatcattcaatATATTGTTATTAAAttctactttattttattttgcatcCAATTTCATGTgatttaaaatataaaacaaaaattacatctaaaatGTAGTAACAAGTTAATGATTAGAAAAAGTTTCTTGTttaggttttgaaaattttcccaaCCCTTTCCTTAAATTTCCATTGGTTTAAATCACGGTTTAAATTTCAAACAAGGTTAGGAGGTTTTATGGATTAAAGTTGCAAACTTTCGTAAAAGCATAACAGGGCGATGACAAGACAGGAAGCGCATAATCAGGAGGACAAGACGCGTATTGCAGACCATAACTGAaattagggggaaaaaaaaaacgtagAAACTACAACTTTCCAAGTTTCCAAATACCCAGAAGAACAACCGATGAACCACAACAGATCGATCGACCTTGGCAAAATGAAATTCTACTACTCTAGCAAACGAAGCTCTGCAACTCTGCAAGAGTTCAAGTTCAAACTTCTGATTGTTTCCATCCACTAAAACTTTCCTCCTTTCATGTTCATGTTCATGTTCATGTTTTCCCCTTCTCAAGACTCACATTTTTCCTATCATTAAGAACCAAAATTCTTCACTCCAACTCCATTTCTCACAAAAATGCAAGCTCCAATCTTAAGAAACAACAAATCTACTACTTTTCTCAAACCAGAAACAAGATTAGGGAACATATTAATGAAACTCATCTAAAAGATTAAACAAAATAGGAGAAGTACCACATCACACTGTGATCACCATATAAGTATAATGCACAGAAACACATTTACATCTACATATATGAATAGTTATAAGCATATATCTTCTTTAAAGAACGAAACAAACAGAGTATTACATCCAAAAGACCAGAAGCCCCAACTCTGTTCCTAGTTCCTACTCCGCATCATCAACATAGCACATGAAGATCAagcaaaaaggaaaattttttttttttttttttgttttttaatgtgGAAGAAGCAGGAACCCAGATGTGGAAATCTGAGTTGCAGAAGGAAACGAAATCACTTGATTTATATCCTGCAACGAGTGATTCTAGAGCAACCACGAGTGTAGGGGTGAACAGGTCCTCTAGCTTTGTAGCAGTTGTGAGTGTAGTAAGACCTTCCAGAGCGAGGTGGGCATGGAATCCTGTTAGCAGAGAGAGCACCGTAGGAAATGTAGTATCGCATTGCTCTCCAGAACAGAGATCTCCTTCCAACACCACCATCTTCACCCTCATCACCGAACTCATCGTACATTGACTCCATTGATGGCCATTCCAAAGCTTCTGTCATCATCTGCAAGCTCGCCTCCTCTGCTTGTGCTCCAACACTTAAACTACTACAGCTCAGAAAAAtgatgaaaaaccctaaaagaagAAACTTTGGTAAAGTAGAAGACGCCATGGATGTCTTTGGTTCTGCACTTCTGCTTCAGTGCTTCACAAGTTcacaagtacttcttcacacgGAAGAACACTAGAAAGAGAGGGCCAAAGAGTTTTATTTTCGGATTCATTTTTGCCAGCTTGAGAGGTTGTAACTTTGTATCGTACAAGCGAGAGAGGGGCCCAGTTAGAGTAGGGCTAGGTGGTGGGTGGGCCCACAGAGGACAGAGTCACATGGTCACGTTAAAAGCTGATTGATATACAGCTGTGCACCTGTCAAACCCCACCTCCACCTCTCTTCTTTAATTATATAGGCTTCGGGCATCGTGATTCGTGATACCTATCGGGACCCAACATTTAATGAGTCCTTGAATCAGAACCGTCGAATCATGATATGATTTACGTGGCATCTTTGCATGTAAGATTTACGGTATACTCGATCATGTACTTGATAATTCAAGGAAGATTTAAtactttttgtatttttttttggccagaacccgaaaaatcaaagaaaggggCCATGTTTCATACAAGAGATAATAGGATGATGAATCTCAGCCGTTAATTTAAgtgtaatttaaattttttagcACGATGTTGTAAATTTCCATCTTTTAAAAGAGTAAGGTTTTAAGGACTTtgataatggttttttttttaaatttactAAGGGCGAGAGAGGGCGGAAATGGCAATGGGAAGAGATTTTGgaaaatatcaaaatcattatccaaaaaaaaacctattaaaGTCCTAGAaaggatttgtgaaccctaagaagGAGGGTGAACCGTTCTCTACgaatggaggaaaactttgtcctacaaattatatttcaaaatagggaaaaagatgtctgtccgggagtgtggcctacgccagcactcccatgagtctatctctttcctcctcatgtgaaaagacatctctgccaccttgttttaaggaggagagagatagactcatgggagtgctggcgtaggccacactcccgtacagaaaattgcttcccttcaaaatatttatttctttatgtATGATAAGGATTTTCTttctctcaagtgcggtgcacttaagggtgtcaattgggacgggtCCTGGTATTTGGGACGGGTCCTGGTATTTGGGACGGGTCCTGGTATTTGGGACGGGTCTATGCTGGTACGGGTACAAAAGGGTGTAAATCCCAATACTGTCCCAGTTAGtaaacgggaccaaacctaggtGCCAGTCCCGATTATTAACGGGATGGGACGATACCAGTTCCTAAAAGGTTCTAGGTCCGataaaaaaaagacagaagaaATTTAATGGTTCCGAGATGGCTCCATTATTTGAAAGCAACTTAGACTACGAAACTAAGATTAATTTAATGGATTTACTTCTTCAATGTCCTCCTAAGATCATAAGTACTCTTCTCAAAACGATGTCTAAGAATTAATGATGACGAAATAAACAAACTCATATATGGTTTTAGTGCCATGACAAAACAAGTTTATAAAAATAGAACTAAAGGTCTATTAGCCAAAACCTCTATAAGAGAAAATAACATTAACATACATCAAACTACAGCCATAAAATTTCACACaataattagggatgtaaatattcagctcggatagtgttatatctgcatccgcatctaattagctttcggacggattcggatagtgttaaacaAATACGAAAATGGATATAGataagatattttatccgtttacatgtaaatttagcttttcggatagctataacctatctgtatccgcatccgtttagctttcggacggatttggatagtgctacaCGGATAtagaaacggatttcggctattcattgacacccttaacaaTAACATGAAATTTACCCTTTGAAAAGGTACTCATAGTTCCAGTACATAACCGGTATTTTGGTACTCGTACCATTGGGAATGCCATCCCAAAACCATCACGTCCCATTTATTATTCGGTACTCATAGTTCCGGTACCTAATCGGTAATTcgtattttttttatcttcccaAATGCAATGGTCACTGTCCGATACACTTTAAAGATGCACTGGACAATGcatcgcacttgagaggataaatatTGTTGTAACGAGGTGTTAAGGTTCGTATTTTTATCTACTCCATTTCTTACCCGCTCCATTTttccaagttcctctaatagaggagggtggaccccactagagcagtgtgttcggatagggtagggtggttatttccacctcctctattagaggaacttggggaaatagaACAAATAAAAATCCGCCAAGGTTCAGTTTTGATTATTAGTCGCCGTACACCACCATTACCAACTACTCCGTCCAATGAAAGTGAAGGGCCACATGACTccccttctctccttttttttttttattcaaagcTCATGACCACCGGATCCTAGAGAGtatagttttcaaaaactagagCTGGTCTCTCTCCCCTATTTGTGCAACACATTGATACTTGATGATCATCTATCCATGGTTTATTGGAAGTGATTGAACCTGATTCTAACTAAAGTGCAGGGGCTTATCTTTTTATAGGTAGCATTTAGAAATGTTTGATGGACTGCGGAACtgggtgcaacagtaaggttgctctattgcgaTCTAGTGGTCTCAAATTTAAATCTGGAAATAGTCTTTACAAAAAGCGAGACTAAGACTGCCTACAATTTGACCCTCCCTAGCTAGAACCCTTTTTGTCAAGAGCATCGTGCAGAATCCCAACACTTATTTGTtgtgggattttcttattgacatttGACACCCCAGCTTGGGTGATTTTCTGGCAAGGAAGACTCTATCGGTGACATGTACGATAGTATGGCCTATTTCCAATCCATGGATCATGAAGTTTTGTAATCTTTAGCCATGAGTTTCCATGTTACTAAATAAAATActattaccaaaataaaaaaataaaaaaaaaaatataatcttattttttaaCCCTTTAGTACAAcacactttttttcttttccaaaaggGTAAATCATTTGATTTCAAATGTGCATgcatactaaaaaaaaaagtgtaatacaatgttttttttatttttttttggtcaataaTTTTAATTCTTTATAATGGTaaatcattttcaatttattacGATAACTCTTTTTTTACTCCTATCTTAAATTACTTTAAGAAATAAGACAAGagataaacaaaagaaaattgcatattttaaatatatgtatagaggtgtcatttagattATCCCCATTTTGTTTACTTGAAATTACTATTACAACTTGATTTTACATTTTTGGGGATAGCTTAGTGACAGATGGCTCGGCAATTGGTTCTAATTCAACCCTCCTACCCACAACCCTTCTTGAAATATTAATAGTATGATAGTATAGTAATAAGTGTCGTCAAGTGGGCCTCTTTGATGGCCCTTTATATGTCCGTTTGACCCTAGTTGATCCTTGTCTGTCCCTGATGTAGGGCctagcacccaaaaaaaat
This window harbors:
- the LOC122663135 gene encoding protein RALF-like 34: MASSTLPKFLLLGFFIIFLSCSSLSVGAQAEEASLQMMTEALEWPSMESMYDEFGDEGEDGGVGRRSLFWRAMRYYISYGALSANRIPCPPRSGRSYYTHNCYKARGPVHPYTRGCSRITRCRI